The Deltaproteobacteria bacterium genome contains a region encoding:
- a CDS encoding PaaI family thioesterase, producing MKELNPEWTAAIRGHVNACPHFSLQSMVIEELSLGMARVEIDVRQKHLQPFGMVHGGVFSTLIDSAGFWAYYTEVISGAGMTTVEMKLNYLAPALNGRLIGTGRTIKVGRTLGLADARIEDQRGRLLAYGTVTLMVLPDIKLYDQEEFPVKFVSE from the coding sequence ATGAAGGAACTCAATCCCGAATGGACAGCCGCGATCCGGGGACACGTCAATGCCTGTCCTCATTTCTCTCTTCAATCCATGGTGATCGAAGAACTCTCGCTTGGGATGGCCCGAGTGGAGATCGACGTACGGCAGAAACACCTGCAACCATTCGGAATGGTTCATGGAGGAGTCTTTTCAACCCTTATCGACTCCGCCGGTTTCTGGGCGTACTACACCGAAGTCATATCCGGCGCGGGGATGACCACCGTGGAGATGAAGCTTAACTATCTCGCGCCGGCCCTAAATGGACGCCTCATCGGAACGGGCCGAACCATCAAAGTAGGCCGCACATTGGGGCTCGCGGACGCTCGAATCGAGGATCAAAGAGGCCGATTGCTCGCCTACGGAACGGTAACACTCATGGTCCTGCCCGATATCAAACTCTACGATCAGGAGGAGTTTCCAGTCAAATTCGTGTCCGAATAG